Below is a genomic region from Marinobacter salarius.
TATCCCTACGCCACAGAAACCATCTGGACCATGCTGGTGATGTGCTTCCTGGTCGCCTTGATGGTTGGCCTTGGGCCCGCGCTGCAAACCCACCTGATGGACGTGGCGCACGGTGCCCAGACACTGGCCGCCGCCTCTCACCACGCAGCGTTCAACGTGGCCAATGCTCTTGGACCCTGGCTGGGCGGGATGGCTATCAGTGCCGGCCTTGGATGGCAGTCCACAGGGTATGTTGGTGCCACAACCGCCGTTGCCGGGCTCGCGATATTTCTGTTGGCATGGCGTCAGCAGTCCGGCCCAGAGCGTGCGGACAACAACGTTCCGTTATATTAATCGGGGTCGTAAAAGAGGGGCTGGGCATCGCAATGGTGCCTCGCGACTATGTGGCAGCGGAACTTGGAGCCGGCACGCTTCAGCATTTAAAGCTTGGCGCGGAGCCGGTACCCCGCTCGATCTACGCAATGTATTCGGATCGGCGGTACCTGCCAAGGCGTGCCAGGGAGTTCATCCAGTTTCTAAGGATGTCTCTGTAGTCATCTGTTTTATAACAGATCAGAACTTCCAGAACGGTGTATCCAGGCGCTGTGCAACAAGCTCAGGTGGGTAACCAACGTCCTTCAGAAGACGGGGTTCCATGGTCAGGACCAGGTGGAGGAAGTTACGCTTCATTCTCCACCCTTTGTACAGTGATGCGGCTCTTTTCATTTCAATCATCCATCTATCGATAACAACAAAGGGTTAAACCGTAATCGGTTTTAAGTAGTTACCTATTTTATGGATGATTCCTGTCCGGCCCCATACTTGGAAACCACTACGAGGCCTTGTTTTGGGGCCTTTGAGCCTAGCAACTTGTACCTATGCCGCCCCGTTCGACTTCTTTACAAGCGTCTTATACAGATCATCTTTCAGTTGCAGTCGCTGTTGTTTCATCTGGTGCAACTGATCGTCTCCGATCGGGGCATCCCTGCGTTCCAGGCCTTCGATTTCCTGGTCCAGCTCTGCGTACTGCCGAAAATGGTGCTGGAACGTCGGGTCGTTCTTTCTCAGTTCGTCGATCAATTCGCCAAACTGGGGGAATTCGTTATGAAGTTCGTGGTTGGAAATGCCCATTACCTCGTCTCCTTCTTTTCGCAGAGTGGTCAGTCAGGATGCCATTCATCATCGGGAGTTGTGAACCGTTAAAACGTTATAAAGCAGCTCCCTATAAATCCGAATCCAGCCGTTCCAATCCGAGAGAAGCTTTAAACTCACGATACTCATCACGGTAGACAATGGCACCGAGAGCCATCGCGGCCTTGGTGGCCATGCGATCGAAGCTCTCCCGGATCAGCCGGGGTATCCTGGCTTTCGGTCTAACGCTGGCCGTTTCAATCAGCACGGCGCCCATAACGAGCAACGCATCAATTCGACGGTTATCACGGTCGCCATCCATTATGTGGCGGGCGACCGATTGCGCGTCATTGAGTATCACCTTCTCGTCGTCGTTCAGTGTGGCGCCGTCGAACGCCATAAAGCTATGATAGCGACGCGCCCGTTTCATCATGAAGGCCTCGCGCACTGCCGGGTCCGATTCGCCGGAGTCCGGCCTGGTGTTGAGAAGTCCGTGAAGCCGGAAATCTACTTCCCCTGCTTCTCGTTTTTTTTCGAAGACGTGCCTGATATCAGCTCGGGCGATATCGGATGTGGTTTCCATAGCCTCGGCGATCACGGCATCAAACGTGGTTTTCTCGACCACGTCCAGGACACGCCGAATGGTATGGATAGACTTCATCAGCTCCGGCCACAGGCGCGGGTCCGCCTGGCCCGGTTCGTCCGGCATTTTGGTTTCGAGGGCCCGGGCACAGAAAAACGCCTTTTCAACGTCACGAATCGCAACGCCCGGTTCGTTCGCGATCCATTTGACGCCATAGTCATTGAGGTCTTCAATCAGGCTTGAGGTGAGAATAAGCAGGTAGTACTTCATACCGAGGGGAAGGTCTGTCATCAGCAGCACTCCTTCACAACAAGAGTTCCTGTCTACAGGTATAGCTGATTACAGGCTGAGTACCAGCTTTTCCGGGGTATCTCCCGCTCATCTTTGACAAAATGCTAATAGCTGGGAGCGATCAATAGGGTATAGGATGATTGAAAGAATCTGAGTATTGATCCGTTCACCTGAGGAAACTAGCACATGACGTACGCGCGAATTGTCGGCACGGGCTCCTATCTGCCCGAAAATGTCATGACAAACGAAGACATGGAGAAAATCGTCGACACCAGCGACCAGTGGATTCGTGAGCGTACCGGCATTGAACAGCGACACATCGCCGTAGAAGGCGAAACCACTGTCGATCTTGCTGAAAAAGCATCCCGCCAGGCCATTGAAGCCGCCGGTCTTCAGCCTGCAGACATCGACCTTATTGTGTTCGCCACGTCCACCCCTGACAAGATTTTTCCCAGCTCAGCGTGCATTCTACAGGCGCGACTCGATATCCATGGCTGCCCGGCTTTCGATATCCAGGCGGTTTGCAGCGGGTTTGTCTATGCATTATCGGTGGCTGACAAGTTCATCAAAACCGGCAGCAGCAAAAAGGTTCTGGTGGTTGGCGCGGAACTGTTCTCCCGCATTCTGGACTGGGAAGACCGAGGCACCTGTGTGCTGTTCGGTGACGGTGCCGGCGCCGTGGTGCTGGAAGCCAGCGAGGAAACCGGCATTCTGTCGACCCACATCCATGCTGACGGCAAATACGAAGACCTGCTCCACGTTCCCTTTGGTATTGGCGATGGTTTCGACCAGGTTCGGGCCGGCAAAGGCCATGTTCACATGAAGGGCAATGAAGTCTTCAAGATTGCCGTGAACACCCTGGGTAGAATTGTGGACGAAACCCTGGAAGCCAACCAGATGAAGAAGTCCGATGTGGACTGGCTAGTGCCGCATCAGGCGAACTTACGAATTATAGCGGCCACGGCTCGCAAGCTGAACATGTCCATGGACCAGGTAGTGGTCACCGTCAACAAACATGGCAACACCTCCGCCGCGTCGATTCCGCTAGCGCTGGACGTTGCCGTTCGCGACGGACGCATCAAGAAAAATGAGGTGCTGCTACTGGAAGCCTTCGGCGGTGGGTTTACATGGGGTTCTGCGTTAATTCGATTCTAACCATCTACCGCCATTCACGTTAGACGTATACTCTACTCGGTATCCGAATTCCCATAATAACGTCAAAGGGAAGATTCCGTGAACGAGAGTGCCCGCAGTACAACGCCGTCTGTCATCATTATTGGCACCGGCTTTGGCGGTCTGTGTATGGCCATACAACTCCAGAACGCCGGGATAGAGAGCTTTACCCTCTTGGAAAAGGCCTCTGGGGTCGGGGGCACATGGCGAGACAATACCTACCCCGGCGCTGCCTGTGACGTCCAGTCTCACCTGTACTCCTTCTCCTTTGAACCCAAACACGATTGGTCACGTAAGTTCGGGTTGCAGCCTGAAATTCTCGGCTATATGCGAAACTGCGTTGAGAAGTATGGCTTGGCGAAGCATATTCAGGTCAACAAGGAAGTCGACAGCGCAGTTTTCAACGAAGCCAACAACACCTGGACAGTTACCACCACCGACGGCGACTCCCTGACTGCCGATATTATCATCACCGCTACCGGCCAGCTGAATCAGCCAGCCTGGCCGAACATCCCCGGCCTGGATACCTTTGCGGGCAAGACGTTTCATTCCGCCCGTTGGGACCATAGCCACGACCTGAATGGCAAGAACGTTGGCGTGATTGGCACCGGTGCCAGCGCCATTCAGTTTGTGCCAGAAGTCGTGCCACAGGTAAACGCTCTCAGCCTTTTCCAGCGTTCTGCTGCCTGGGTGCTGCCGAAGCCCGACCGGCCGTTCTATAAATGGGAACAGACACTGTTCCAGAAAGTTCCAGCCTGGGACCGCATCTATCGTTTCCTGATCTATTGGAAGAACGAAAGTCGCGCCCTGGCTTTCACCCGTTTTAACAGCTTGCTCGAAATCTTTGCCAGGCAGGCGAAGCGTTTTGCCAAACACCAGGTTAGCGATCCCGAGAAGTTCAGGCATCTGATTCCGGACTACAAGATCGGCTGCAAACGGATACTGATTTCCAACGACTGGTATTCAGCCGTTGATCAGTCTCACGTCGAGCTTGTCAGCACTGGTATTGAGCGCGTCGTTGAGGAAGGCGTTATTACCACCGACGGTGCTCTGCATAAGCTGGACACGATTATCATGGGAACCGGGTTTGCAGCCTCGGAATTCCTGGCGCCGATAAACATCACCGGCCGCAATGGCGTGTCGCTTAACCAAGCTTGGACCAATGGATCTGAGGCCTATAAGGGCATTACAGTTTCCGGGTTCCCCAACCTTTTCATGCTCTACGGGCCCAACACAAACCTCGCCCACAACAGCATTGTGTATATGCTGGAGTCTCAGGTCCGGTATGTGCTCGGTTGCATCAACACATTGAGCGCAACACCCGGCATGGCTATGGATATAAAACCAGATCGGCTTCGAGCTTTCTCTGAGGACGTTCAGGCAAAGCTTAAAAACAGCGTTTGGGATTCCGGTTGCCACTCCTGGTATCTGGACAGTGATGGTAAGAACACGGTGAACTGGCCCGGCTTCACCTTCACCTACCGCAAGGCCACGCGAGAGGTGAACCCGGATGACTACGAGTTCCTGCACCCTTCAGCTTAGTCTTTATTTTCTCTATCCACGCTCGTCAATTTGACAGTTCGGATGTATTCATAGGATGATTGGGTCATCATTTATCAGGATCTTAAACATGCAGCTCGCCAGAATCTCCAAGGGTTCTCTCGTCGAAACCGCCATAGAAAGCCTGCGCCAAGCCATTGAAAAAAATCACTGGGCGATTGGCGAACGACTGCCCGTTGAAGCGCAACTGTCGGAATCCCTCGGCGTGAGCCGTAACACCGTTCGTGAAGCGGTCAGGGTCCTGGTGCATGTCGGCATGCTGGAGACACGTCAGGGGGATGGCACCTACGTTCGAGCCACGAAGGACGCTGGAGAAACCCTGCGAAGGATCAACCGCGCTCAGTTAAGAGACAAGCTCGAAGTACGGATTATGCTGGAGACCGAAGCTGCAAAGCTCGCAGCGGAACGTCGGGACGCAAAGGACCTGGAGAAAATGACGCTCGCTCTGGATGAGCGGGCGAAAGCCGGTGACGATGTTGAAAGCCGAATCCGTCACGATCATGCGTTTCATACAGCCCTGGTCGCAGCGTCACACAACCCTGCCCTGTCGGAGCTGTACGACTATTTTGCCCATGCGGTGACACAAACCATTGAACTGACCGAGCTCGATTCAGAACTTCCTGAACCTTCCCAGGAGGATCATGAACTGCTACTCGCCGCGATTCGACGACAGGACTCCGTTAAGGCGGAAACCCTGTCGAGGGCTTTGCTCCAGCCGAGCCTTAAAGCCTTGGGGAAGAAGCATCCATGAAATTCAGGCTCGATACCTTCACGCTATTGCTGTTGGGTGCGATTGTCCTTGCCACGTTCCTGCCGGTGCGTGGTGATGCCGCCAACGCCCTGGCAACCGCTGGCACCGTGGCTGTGGCACTCCTTTTCTTCCTTCATGGCGCGGCGCTTTCACGTGAACAGATCGTGGCCGGTGCCACCCATTGGCGGCTGCACATTATCATTACCGCTTTCACCTTCGTTTTTTTCCCCCTGGTGGCATTACCCATCAACGAAATCAGCCGCTTTGCGCCTCAGTGGATGCCGGCGGATCTGGGGTTGGGGTTCCTGTATCTGGGCGTGCTGCCGTCGGCCGTCTCTTCCTCGATTGCTTATACGGCCATGGCGAAGGGCAACGTGCCCGCCGCCATCTGCAGCGCCGCCGCTTCCAATGTGTTTGGCATGATGTTGACACCGTTCCTGCTGTTGCTGCTGGTGAGCACGTCGGGCGACGGCGGGTTTTCGGTCGCTGAGGCGCTCAAAGACATCGTGCTACAACTGCTTCTGCCGTTTGCGGTTGGCCACGGCCTGCGTCCTCTGCTGGGTGGTTTCCTGGCTCGGCACGGAACGCTCACCTCCCGCTATGACCAGTGTGTGATCTGGCTGATCGTGTATTCCGCCTTTTCCCATTCGGTCGCGAGTGGCCTGTGGCAAAACCTGCCTTTGAAGGCGATTCTGCTGGCCATTGGGTTGTGCTTCGCGCTGCTGGGATTCTTTATGGTACTGGCGATGTTTGTGGTTCGCCGGTTTGGATTCAGCCTGGAGGATGAGGCTGCCGTGGTGTTCTGCGGCTCAAAGAAGAGTCTGGCGTCCGGCCTTCCCATGGCCAAGGTGCTGTTCTCCGGACACCCCGGGTTTGGCATGATCGTGCTGCCGATCATGTGCTACAACCAGATACAGGTCATTGTGGGAGCCATGCTGGCTCAGGCGTATCGCCGCAGGATTGAGGCTGCGTCAGCCGCCGCCCCCCATTCCACTGAATAAGGTTGCTAATACGGCCAAGCCGACAATCCAGCCTATCACCGCGGGCCAGAAGTTAACCATCTGCGGCGGCAGTTCTTCCTGTGGCTGCTGATCACCCGTTGGCGTTTCCGCCTCCATGTCCTCCTCGGCGTCATGCTCCTGCGCGTCCCGCAGGCTATACCAGTCGAACCACCCCGCCAGAAACTGCACAACCGGCGCCGGGAAACTGCCGTTTTCCGCCATCGGCCGAACCTGAGGCTCCAGCGCGTCGGCAATTTCCTTGCGAACATGAGGCTGATCTGCAGGAGGCTCCCCGAGAATGGCTTTCCAGATCTGTGCGTCCTTGCTGCGGCTGGAATCGTTCAGCAGGGCTCGGACCTGAATCACCACCTCTCGCACCACTTGTCGTTCCGAGGCATCCAGCTCCTGATCCTCCTGCCTCACTGCCACAGGGGTATCAGCAACCTGAGGCTGTTCTTCATTACCGGCATCGGATGGTTCGTTGTCCGTTTGCGGCTCGCCGCCCGTTGCTTCCTTGAAAGCCTGCCGCAACCGTTCAAGCTCCTCCCCAGAGGCGAACTTTTCTTGTTGCTCATAAGCCGCCCTGATACGGGCATGATCACCGGTGGGCTCGATACCCAATACTTCCCAACAATTCATAGAGTTATAACTCATTCATCAGACTTTCATTAAATTTTAGAGAGACAAATGTAATCTGGTCACATAGGATATAAAAAAAGCGTTCACCATAAAAAAATCCCACACTCGGCAAAGTATAAAACGACACTCATGCCCGTTACGACCTATCTCATTAAAATTCCGGGGCTTGTTCGCCCTAATGCGTATCGCAGTCGCCTGATCTCGGTGTTTGCGGGCACGTTCATCGCCGTTGTTCCGGTGGTAGCGGCGGTAGCGGAGGAAAGCAACGAGCAAACTTTCGAGCTGGCAGCGCTTGGCGATTCACCGGAAGCCTTTGAAATGGATTCCAGAATTCCAGAGGTACTGACCACAACCCGTCTCAGGCAACCGAAGTCACGTGTGCCCGGCACGACCACCATCATCACCGGCGAAATGATCCGGGATCTCGGCATCATGAACCTGGTTGAAGTATTTCGCCTGGTCCCTGGCATGACGGTAGCCGAGGTTGGGAGCAACAGTCCGGTAACGAGCTACCACGGTACTGTACATTACGAGCAGCGCCGACTGCAGGTTCAGGTCGATGGCCGTACGTCGTACCGCCCTAACCTGTCCGACATGGACTGGAATACCATGCCGGTTCCCCTGGAGCTGATAGAACGAATCGAGGTCAGCCGTGGCCCAAACAGCGCCGCGTATGGCATCAATGCCTTCCTCGGGACCATCAATATCATCACCCGTGCGCCCGAGGATACGGCCGGCATCGAAGCCCGCGCCATTACCGGCTCCAGAGGCTATAAAAGAGTGTTTGGTTCCGCCGGCAACGCCTCTGGCGACTACAACTGGCGCCTGGCCTACGAGAAGCGAAAATCGGACGGCTTTGATGAGCAGGTAGACGATGACATCTACTACCCCTTCCATGATGGCTATGACATCAACACCTTTACGTACGACAGCAGTTTGTTCTTGAACAGCCAGTACAGTCTGGACTTGCGCGGCGGTGTGGTGGATGGCGTTGACGAGGAGGACCAGATCAAGAACGGGAAGCTCGGCGCCAATGACCACCCTGACATCATCGTCGATGACTACTATCTACAAACCCGCCTGAACGTAACGACCTCCGAAAGCCATTTCTATCATGTTCAGGCCAGCTTCCAAAACTATGATCGACGGCAGCGCTGGAGCATCTGCATTCCCGGGGATACCTTTAACAATATTCTTCAGGGAAACAGCCCTGATCTCGTCCCCTGCGCCGCGAACGAAGTAGACCCTTTCAGGGCAAACTTGAATGAAGACATCGAGGAATCCCGCCTGGAGTTCGAAATCCAGGATACCCTGTTGTTCAACCCGGACCTCAAACTGGTATCAGGTCTTGGTTATCGTAAGGACACTTATCGATCGGAAACCTATTTCAATGGCCGCGGTAACAATTACCAGTCGCAGGTTTTTGCGAACCTTGAGTATTCCCCTTTACGTTGGCTTACCCTGAACGCTGGCGGCAATTGGGAAAAAACCACCACCACGGATGAAGGCTACTTTTCACCCAGGGTGGCTGCCAACTTCATCCTGGCGAATAACCACACGCTTCGATTTGTCTACTCCGAGGCAGTCCGGACGCCGGATGCGTTCGAGCAGAATCCGGACTGGTCCTATCGCCCCAGGAATGTCCAGCCGCCTTACGCTTTCCTTGAAGGGCAACGGTTCCTGGTGGCTAATCTGGTCGACCCCGCCACGTCGACGTATGGCAAAACACTTGAAGAAGAGCGCATAATTTCCCGGGAAATAAGCTATTTTGGTCAGTATTACCTGGACAGATCTACCTTGTCACTGGAAGTTCGATATTTCAACGACAAACTCCGCGACATGATCAGTGGCATTATCAACGAAGAAGACTGGACCATTGACAACAATGTCGCACTCGATCAAAAAGGCTTTGAAGTCGAAGCGTCACTGGACTTTCCCGGTACGAAGCTGAGGATGAGCTATGCTTATCTGGATCAGGACGGTCGCTATACCGGCGCCAATGATCGTGATGCCGGTGACAAACGATACGCCATTGACTTGCTCGGGCGGTTGTCGGTCAGGCATTCAGGAAGTTTTGCGTGGATACAGGACCTGCCTTTCAATCTGACCTCGTCCGCAGCGTACTATTTTGCGGATGAGTTCCGACGTTCACAGTTTGAACGTCTGGACCTAAGACTGGCAAGGCGCATTTTCGAAACCGGCTACAGCTATGAGTTTGCCGTTACCATGCAACACTATCTGGACCAGGACACGACGGATCTGAGCCCCGATAACATTATCAGGGATCATAACCAATTCTTCGCTGAAGTCGGCGTAAGATTCTAAAAGCACCACACGGACGATAACCGACCCTGGACGGTATGAAACCAACGCACAACACTAAAATAGGGAGAGATACAAGCGGCGATGCCAGTCGGCGCGCACTGGTCAGCGCCGTACTGTTCCTGCTTGTCGTGTTGTCCTTGTCTTTTCAGCCTGTTCGCGCGCAATCCACGTCCGATTCCCAGGTGTATCTGGCCGGTTCCGAGAACTCGGCTTTAAACCGCCGCATGCGCTCCCTTCTTCAGGAGGCGCTGGGAAGTACCGCCACCATTCGCTCCCTCAGTAGCGGCCAGACGTCTCAGGACAATACCACACCAGTCATCACGCTCGGACCAAAAGCCTTTACACGGGTCAGGCAGGAAAATCGTCATGTGCCTATCCTGGCGTTGCTTGTGGATCAATCGTTTATTGACGGATACGCTGAGCGCTCCGCGGGTTCGGTTTCCGGCATACTGTACAACCCCCCATTGATCAGACAGGCCGTCGCTGGGCAAGAGATCCTGCCTCATGCGACCCGAGTGGCGATGCTTGCCCGTCCCGAAACCATTGAGCTTTACGAGCCTGTGGTCGACAAATTGCCAACCTACGGCCTCGAGGCGCGGGTATTTGTCGTTAGCTCCGACGACAACCTGATACCAACGCTCATTCATGCGCTGAACTATGGTGACTTTATTCTGGCCGCGCCGGACAGTGGTATATACAACCCCAGGACTATCAAACACATCCTGCTGACCGCCTACCGTCGTAACCGCATTGTTATCGGCCCCAGTCAGGCCTATGTTAAAGCGGGATCGCTGGCGTCGACCTATACACCTTTAACCGAGATTGCCAAACTGGCGGCTGAATACATAGAACAATACCGCCTCGACGGCCAGTTCCCCCCGCCCGCCTATCCCAACGTTTTCAGAATCGAGCTTAACGGCCAGGTTGCGCGTTCACTGAACATTCCGCTGCCCGACCGTGAGGAAATTATCGAGTCTGTCAGCGAGCGGCTTGCCGGTTCCAAGGAGGCGTCTGATGATTAAGCGTATGGGCAGGCCAATCTCCCTCACGCGGAAGCTGTTGCTACTGGGTGCCGCACCGGCGACTGTCATGTTCATCGTGCTGATGGTGTTCTTTACGTCTGCACGGCTTGACGACGCTCGCAAGGACCTTTCGGACAGTAGTCAAATGCTTGCTGACAGCCTCGCTCCAGCGGTTGAGTACGCCGTCGTTTCAGGGAACGCGGCCTCCCTTGAACAGATACTGTCGCAATCATTGCGGCGTAGTCGGGCCCAATGGATCCGCGTCTCTAACGTGGTAAATGACGAGGTTGGATTTGTCTCCACAGACGACCCTGGCAATATCAGTGCTGAGGACACCTTCGACGTCTTTGAATCAGAGATACTCCAACAGCCGCTAGACCTAGGTGAAGAGCGCCAGAACGAATGGTTCGAACCAAACTACGGGTTCGGGTCGGGAGCGCTTCGTGTGGGTACGGTTCAGGTCGGTGTCAACAAAGCCCAACTCGCTGCACGCCAGCAAGACATCCTTTGGACATCATTAGCGGTTGGTTTTTCGCTGCTGTTGTTTACGCTATTAATCGTCAATCATTCGCTGAATAGCATTGTCTCACCTATCCACGGCTTATCCCGTCGGGTTGCAAAACTGACCAATCGCGAATACGAAGAAGTTGAGGTCGGCCTTACAGGTACCACCCGGGAAACCCAGGAACTGGAGGAGAGCCTGAACGCCCTCTCCAGGCATCTTCGAAATCTCAAAGCATCCAGGGATGAAACTCTGGCTTCCTCTGAAAAAGCCCGTGAACGCTCGGAAATGGCGAATCGAGCCAAATCCGAGTTTCTTGCCACCATGAGCCATGAGTTACGAACACCGCTCAATGGTGTTCTGGGGATGATCGAACTTGTGACCGATGAAGCCCTGAGCGCTCGACAGAAAGACTATCTCCAGACAGCGCGGCAGTCCACCGAGGATTTGCTGACGGTTATTAATGACATCCTGGACTACTCCCATATTGACCGCGGTACGCTGGAACTGGATAGCCGCGAATTTGACCTGAAAGAACTCATCACCAACTGCACCGCCAGCTACCGTCATGTAGCGGAGCAGCAGGGTTTGGTCCTGTCAACCCTATTCACGGGAGATTGGCCAGACCATCTGGTTGTACTGGGTGACGCTCCGCGCCTGCGTCAGATCCTGGCGGGCCTTATCGATAATGCCATCAAATTCACAGGCGACGGTTTCATCAAAGTTCAGGCTGGCTTTTTCGCCGTTGAAGAGAACTGTCTGGTGCTCAACTGCACTGTCAGCGACTCGGGCTGTGGCATTCCGGTCGAGCGGATTCAAGACATCTTTAACTCCTTTGAGCAACTCGATACCGGTGATTCACGTCGTTATGGCGGCACCGGAATGGGGCTCTCGCTGGTCCAGAGACTGGTGGAACTGATGGGAGGCCACGTTAAAGTTCAAACGGACATTGGGAAAGGGTCACAGTTCCGCTTTGAACTACCCTTTGAACTGGCAACCCAGGGAGATCACTTTGAGCAGGCAGAAAAGGCCCCCATCGAAGCCGGCAGTGAGCAAGCCCGCGCTTTGGTCGTAGAGGACAACATTGTGAACCAGAGGGTCGCCACCGCTTTGCTTAAACGGTTAGGCTTTGACACAGATACTGCTGCCAATGGTGAGGAGGCGCTGCAACTTGTCCAGACCAACCACTCAGGCTACGACGTTATCCTGATGGACTGCCAGATGCCTGTAATGGACGGCTATGAAACAACCCGCTGTATCCGGGAATGGGAAAAGAGTAACGGCCAGGGCGGAACACCCATTATCGCGCTGACAGCCGACGTCCTCCCGGGAACCGAATCCAGTTGT
It encodes:
- a CDS encoding ATP-binding protein, with product MIKRMGRPISLTRKLLLLGAAPATVMFIVLMVFFTSARLDDARKDLSDSSQMLADSLAPAVEYAVVSGNAASLEQILSQSLRRSRAQWIRVSNVVNDEVGFVSTDDPGNISAEDTFDVFESEILQQPLDLGEERQNEWFEPNYGFGSGALRVGTVQVGVNKAQLAARQQDILWTSLAVGFSLLLFTLLIVNHSLNSIVSPIHGLSRRVAKLTNREYEEVEVGLTGTTRETQELEESLNALSRHLRNLKASRDETLASSEKARERSEMANRAKSEFLATMSHELRTPLNGVLGMIELVTDEALSARQKDYLQTARQSTEDLLTVINDILDYSHIDRGTLELDSREFDLKELITNCTASYRHVAEQQGLVLSTLFTGDWPDHLVVLGDAPRLRQILAGLIDNAIKFTGDGFIKVQAGFFAVEENCLVLNCTVSDSGCGIPVERIQDIFNSFEQLDTGDSRRYGGTGMGLSLVQRLVELMGGHVKVQTDIGKGSQFRFELPFELATQGDHFEQAEKAPIEAGSEQARALVVEDNIVNQRVATALLKRLGFDTDTAANGEEALQLVQTNHSGYDVILMDCQMPVMDGYETTRCIREWEKSNGQGGTPIIALTADVLPGTESSCREAGMNDYLAKPVRKENLRVVLSRWIRV